The nucleotide window AATCATACAATTTCACTATATATATTTCtcatttttatggttttcataaaattaaaacatcaaagaCAAATATCTTCCTCTGGTTCTTTACCTACGGAAGATGATCTAGCAAGAATATATCAAATGCCAAGTGTTGCTCTCAAGAGGAAAGAACCAGACGGTCAAACAAAAATGGTATTCACATTTATTGATTGCTCGTGAGACTATTGGTAGTTTTATTCAGATTTATAACTGCAGCTGAAACAATTTAACAAAATGCCCGTAtagctcagtggtagagcgTCAGTCTTGTAAACTGAAGGTCCGTAGTTCGATCCTGCGTGTGGGcactttttaaattttcctttttatcagGTTTTCTTCCAACACAAGGCATTACGTACAATGATGAAAGCTTTTTAGTTTTACCGACTCCTTACTAGTATTAAAACCTTGTGCTGTTGATCCCCTTGATCACAACAACAACCATTACGTACAATGCTTTATACTGACCATCTTTAATATTAGGAGCCGCGGTTCAAGAACCTGCAGAGGAAAAAAGTTGATGAGTATTTggcttctgatttttttttttgaaaccaatTTGGCTTCTGATTTTGTACATTCTTCATTATTCATTTCAACATTTTCTTTACAGCTCAAATGTCATAAACAAACACAATCACTGTGAatcagattttattttatttttattatcaattcATATGTGATTGAAACTTTAGCCACTCATATTTCCCTGTTAAGAATTGTTGTTGTGGTCTCTAGTATAAACTCTCTACTTTGTGGCTGCATGGCTCCACTATCCGAAAAGTTGTACGCACTAAGATTTagggaaaattaaaaaaaaaaattagggaaaTGGTATTTTGCTACATTCCACAAAGTAATACTATTCATTTCCATTTATattgaaagaaatatttatagaaaaagatATGTAATTAACTCGCTCGATCTTTctgaactttatttttaaagatgTCTTACATTCTCGTTTTCCACTCGGTCTTACCTATTCGTTAGCCAAATTATTTTGTCATAGCATGAAGATATTCTTATACCATTTCTAAAAACTTAAACTCTTAAGTTGTTGACCAAAAATAACTCTTGAAGTAAATCTTTTACGTGTTTCTACTTCTTTGTTATTTCATAATCTTTTCACATCAATTGCATTCATATGGCAGTTAATCAGTATGAATTGAAATGTGAGACATCGGACACGAAACCACCACATTCTGTGGTTGGTCTGTTTCCAACGTCTTTTCTTATAAATAGAGAGTATAGATATTTGTTGTGATATATATCGCACacgttttacaaaaaaaaattgtttcgtTTTCTTTTGGATCCTCAATCATGATCAATTCCACTATACCAATGACTAAGTTTCTTCCTAGCAATTTTTTGGTCAATCTTGATCTCCTTTTTTGAATCTAGGTTTCTTCCTAgcaattttttgttttctcgtTCATAGTTGCAATGACTGTAATTGATTGGACGATACAACTTGGAGTGTAGATAAAGAAGTACCTCGCATATAATCTCTACTTGTAAGGATTCATATACAATCAGGTCCATTTTGTTAAAGCAAAAATACAAAGAGGTCTGGTCATATCAGATACATACATCTACGATCATTTTGATAAATTTGAATTGTATAGTCCTGACCAAATTTTTCTatcaaatatatgttaaaaatcaTGCATCAGAAACACataagatttaatatttgtagaagcagaccaaaaaaaacaaaattgggACGAGACTTTTCAAAACTGGATCACAGACGAAAACTTGGTGGTATTATTTTCCTCTTTGCTAGTCTCCTTTTAGTCTTGCAAATAAAATCGTGCAAACTACATTGTTAAAAcgattacaaataattttacttaATTACATAGCTAAATACTTTTGACCAAAAGAAACATATGTAAATACGTTTATTTATAAATAGGATCGAACAAACGACAGATTAAAAGGGTTACTCATCGACGAATTTAACCCAATCAACCATTCCGAGAGACAAACTTCGCTCATTAACTACATAATCTACAAGAATacaataacaaatcaaaataactTCTTCCGGATTCTGATGAaatcttcagcttcttctttgaATAACActtcacttttcttcttctttgattgaGACAATGAAGACATGGCTTTCGCGGACGCAACTCTTCTGACTAGAACCTTCCACTTCGTGTCCTCGACCATTTTATTGTCCTTTTCTCCTCTATTCTTAAATTGCCTACTCGAATCACAGAAAAAGTGACATTGAAATTAGATTCCAACTTCGAAAATatctttacaaaaaaacaaaagattttaGTAAAATAGCTTTACGAAAACAAAAGTTATTTCCAGCCTTCTGATCATGACTCATCATCTAATAAGTAGGTCACCACCACAAacatattatcattattattgtCACCGAAAGTGAATATCAAACGAGATTTTACTATAGAGAAGTGAATACTTTCATCTTTAGAatcataaaagaaaacaaaacgtGGGTTTGCTTAATTATTATCAAAATGTCGGTTGTTTTACCTGCAAAGTGGGACACGACAAGACGCAGATTGGTCGCAGACTGAAGAATGGAGTCTAAGGAGTTGAATCATTCTCTTGCAACGAAGACAGCCTTTGCCATCGCCTCTTTTCTTGCAGACAGCAAAGTGACGTATCAGAAGTTGGAGTCCGTAACACGTCGAGAAAGCACTGCATGGACCCGTTTTGACTTGAGATGTTGACTTGTTGTTGTCTAAGTTGGACGATGGTCCGACCAACGTGCAACCATCGGTGCATATGTGCTCTATACATTCCATGGCTTCACTCAATTGCATATAAAGATTCTGTTCTCGTCTATGTCTCCGTCTTCTTTTCTTCCTCTGCAAGAAGTCAACCAAATACCTAACTATGATCAGAGGCTAATACGCACAGCCGAAATATTCGCATTAGTCCCTAGATTTTAAAGAGCTAGACGAATATCTtcaaattgtcaaaaatatattaaaattatcattaaaatgGTTATGGTCTTCTAATATGGATCAATTATAGgagtaattttagttatacCTTCAGTCCAGATtcttgttttttaatttttaaatcaggAGAGATCTCAAACAgaggaaaaatgaaaataaatgttATGAGTAAAAATGTAGTTACCGATTCAGCCTCGTCAATGAATTGGAGAATGTCGAGTTCAAGCAAAGGATCGTGTTCTTGAAGAAACTTCCATCCTTCGGTTTGTTCAACGGTCTTGAACTTTGAGTGGATCAAACGCATACACTTGAGACAGAGGTCAGGTGCGTCGCAGAGCCGAGCTAGCTGGAGAACATCGACTACGTTTTCTGCCGTCAGTGTCTCACCGACGCCTTTCGTGCACCTTTGCTTCAGCTGAGGCACCATGTAAACGTGTGATAGAGCCAGCAGATGGATTCCATAATTCTCCATCTCCTTCTCGGTCAGACTAAGGAAAGGGACGAAATATGTTTAGACATTTTATACAAAGACTTGAGAAAGAACAAAACGCAATT belongs to Raphanus sativus cultivar WK10039 unplaced genomic scaffold, ASM80110v3 Scaffold1034, whole genome shotgun sequence and includes:
- the LOC130503589 gene encoding BTB/POZ and TAZ domain-containing protein 1-like isoform X2: MENYGIHLLALSHVYMVPQLKQRCTKGVGETLTAENVVDVLQLARLCDAPDLCLKCMRLIHSKFKTVEQTEGWKFLQEHDPLLELDILQFIDEAESRKKRRRRHRREQNLYMQLSEAMECIEHICTDGCTLVGPSSNLDNNKSTSQVKTGPCSAFSTCYGLQLLIRHFAVCKKRGDGKGCLRCKRMIQLLRLHSSVCDQSASCRVPLCRQFKNRGEKDNKMVEDTKWKVLVRRVASAKAMSSLSQSKKKKSEVLFKEEAEDFIRIRKKLF
- the LOC130503589 gene encoding BTB/POZ and TAZ domain-containing protein 1-like isoform X1, with product MAITATQNDGVSLTADNVSYELVETDVDIITSGRRRIPAHSGVLASASPVLTNIIKKPKKSYGGSSKRVVKILGVPCDAVSVFVRFLYSPSLTEKEMENYGIHLLALSHVYMVPQLKQRCTKGVGETLTAENVVDVLQLARLCDAPDLCLKCMRLIHSKFKTVEQTEGWKFLQEHDPLLELDILQFIDEAESRKKRRRRHRREQNLYMQLSEAMECIEHICTDGCTLVGPSSNLDNNKSTSQVKTGPCSAFSTCYGLQLLIRHFAVCKKRGDGKGCLRCKRMIQLLRLHSSVCDQSASCRVPLCRQFKNRGEKDNKMVEDTKWKVLVRRVASAKAMSSLSQSKKKKSEVLFKEEAEDFIRIRKKLF